In Dehalococcoidia bacterium, one genomic interval encodes:
- a CDS encoding helix-turn-helix transcriptional regulator, with the protein MNPDMLKGNLEMMLLAVVARAPAHGYAVIEDLRRQSGGAFDLPEGTVYPALHRLEKQGLLESRWSTAAARKRRLYEITMKGAAELRGRERQWSAFSRAVRSVMKEKAWAPTN; encoded by the coding sequence ATGAATCCAGACATGCTCAAGGGCAACCTGGAGATGATGCTCCTTGCGGTCGTCGCGCGGGCGCCGGCGCATGGCTACGCGGTCATCGAGGATCTGCGCAGGCAGAGCGGCGGGGCGTTCGACCTGCCGGAGGGCACGGTGTACCCGGCGCTGCACCGCCTGGAGAAGCAGGGACTCTTGGAGAGTCGCTGGTCGACGGCCGCGGCGCGCAAACGACGTCTGTACGAGATTACGATGAAGGGCGCCGCCGAACTACGCGGGCGCGAGCGGCAGTGGAGCGCGTTTTCGCGCGCGGTCCGCTCGGTGATGAAGGAGAAGGCATGGGCGCCGACGAACTGA
- a CDS encoding SRPBCC family protein, with product MSAVETSESVAATPQEFFDATLATSQIAGYGEWHPAFIGAGLRIVRLTEGAGTAFEFALQGTGATARAEVLECTPARYVARMQGGIFAEGTVTWTAVPRGASCTVTYRFDYRVRYAPFGYVIDAFMVRPRLRRLAREQVNACKHRAEEFAARADAAPASSDAI from the coding sequence ATGTCTGCTGTCGAAACCAGTGAGTCCGTGGCCGCCACGCCACAAGAGTTCTTCGACGCGACGTTAGCGACAAGCCAGATCGCGGGCTACGGGGAGTGGCACCCGGCATTCATCGGCGCCGGGCTGCGCATCGTGCGCCTGACGGAGGGCGCCGGCACCGCCTTCGAGTTCGCGCTGCAGGGCACCGGTGCGACGGCGCGCGCGGAAGTGCTCGAATGCACGCCGGCGCGGTACGTCGCGCGCATGCAGGGCGGAATCTTCGCAGAGGGCACCGTCACGTGGACCGCGGTGCCGCGCGGCGCTTCTTGCACCGTTACGTACCGTTTCGACTACCGCGTCCGATATGCCCCGTTCGGCTACGTGATCGACGCGTTCATGGTGCGTCCGCGGCTTCGGCGCCTCGCCCGCGAGCAGGTGAACGCCTGCAAGCATCGCGCCGAGGAATTCGCCGCGCGGGCGGACGCCGCGCCTGCATCGAGCGACGCGATTTAG
- a CDS encoding vitamin K epoxide reductase family protein, with protein sequence MTAATDAAAHSAVPPGWDTNPSSWSQRLPIAAIAFAGFLIAGYLSLCQLEVVDDVWEPFFGEGSSEILNSRVSRALPVPDAALGAFGYLVDVVSGVVGGTQRWRKMPWIVVLFGVAVGPLGVVSVMLVVFQPVLFDAWCTLCLASAAASLIMIGPAMDEVLASLQYLRRERDRGASVWRRFWGLS encoded by the coding sequence ATGACGGCCGCCACCGATGCGGCGGCGCACTCCGCCGTACCTCCGGGCTGGGATACCAATCCATCCTCCTGGTCGCAGCGTTTGCCGATCGCCGCGATCGCCTTCGCCGGATTTCTCATCGCCGGCTATCTTTCGCTCTGCCAACTCGAGGTTGTCGACGATGTGTGGGAACCGTTCTTCGGCGAAGGCAGCAGCGAGATCCTGAACTCGCGCGTGTCCCGCGCCTTGCCCGTCCCCGACGCCGCGCTCGGCGCGTTCGGCTACCTGGTCGATGTCGTTTCAGGCGTCGTCGGTGGCACACAACGCTGGCGCAAGATGCCTTGGATCGTCGTGCTGTTCGGCGTCGCCGTCGGGCCGCTGGGCGTCGTAAGCGTCATGCTCGTCGTGTTCCAACCAGTGCTTTTCGACGCGTGGTGCACGCTCTGCCTGGCTTCCGCCGCGGCCTCGCTGATCATGATCGGTCCGGCGATGGACGAGGTGCTGGCGAGCCTGCAATATCTTCGACGCGAGCGCGATCGTGGAGCCTCGGTGTGGCGTCGATTCTGGGGGCTGAGTTGA
- a CDS encoding pitrilysin family protein: MPIEWQISRLDNGLRVVTTPVPTAQSVSVNVFVGIGSRGEDRRTNGLSHYMEHMLFKGTERRPDAIMIAEAIEGAGGVLNAYTTRELTCYWNQVPFDKLGQAMDVLADMYRNSKLEQQEIDRERTVVQQEIRRSFDQPGAWASELLSRATFGDQPIGWPVAGTLETVEAMAHEDFVEHVAQYYVPSNTVLSVAGNTTHDEVMTLTEQLYGDIPAADIAPPPAAVMQFAPERVVVEKREIAQCNMGIALHGVARRDPERYPQMVMNTVLGRGMSSRLFKEVRERRGLAYSVGSGMARYTDVGVMNVSAGVTLEHLEEATRVIREQLFLLATDPAPEEEVTKARDFSVGNFRLGLESTMALAQRAGESLLMNGEIESIDDVVNAINAVTPSEVQHVAQRLFKPGGFSMAVVGPGGDADLLQEILDAA, from the coding sequence TTGCCCATCGAATGGCAGATCTCGCGGCTGGACAACGGGCTGCGCGTCGTGACGACGCCGGTGCCGACGGCCCAGTCGGTCAGCGTCAACGTGTTCGTCGGCATCGGCTCGCGCGGCGAGGACCGGCGCACCAACGGTCTCTCGCACTACATGGAGCACATGCTCTTCAAGGGCACGGAGCGCCGTCCCGACGCGATCATGATCGCCGAGGCGATCGAGGGGGCCGGCGGCGTGCTCAACGCCTATACCACGCGCGAGTTGACCTGCTACTGGAACCAGGTCCCCTTCGACAAACTCGGTCAGGCGATGGACGTGCTTGCCGACATGTACCGCAACTCGAAACTGGAGCAGCAGGAGATCGACCGCGAGCGCACCGTCGTCCAGCAGGAGATCCGTCGCTCGTTCGACCAGCCCGGCGCATGGGCATCGGAGTTGCTGTCGCGCGCGACGTTTGGCGACCAGCCGATCGGATGGCCGGTCGCCGGTACGCTCGAGACGGTGGAGGCCATGGCTCACGAAGACTTCGTGGAGCACGTCGCGCAGTATTACGTGCCGTCGAACACCGTCCTCAGCGTCGCCGGTAACACCACGCACGACGAAGTCATGACGCTGACTGAGCAGCTCTACGGCGACATCCCTGCGGCCGACATCGCGCCGCCGCCGGCCGCCGTGATGCAGTTCGCGCCTGAGCGCGTCGTCGTCGAGAAGCGGGAGATCGCGCAGTGCAACATGGGCATCGCGCTGCACGGGGTGGCGCGCCGCGACCCGGAGCGCTACCCGCAGATGGTGATGAACACCGTCCTGGGACGCGGCATGAGTTCGCGCCTGTTCAAGGAGGTGCGGGAACGTCGCGGCCTGGCGTATTCCGTCGGCTCGGGCATGGCGCGGTACACCGATGTCGGCGTCATGAACGTGTCGGCCGGCGTCACGCTGGAGCATCTCGAAGAAGCAACGCGCGTCATCCGCGAGCAACTCTTTTTGCTGGCGACCGATCCGGCGCCGGAGGAGGAAGTGACGAAGGCGCGCGACTTCTCTGTGGGCAACTTTCGCCTCGGGCTCGAGTCGACGATGGCGCTGGCGCAGCGCGCGGGCGAATCGCTGCTGATGAACGGCGAGATCGAGTCGATCGACGATGTCGTGAACGCGATCAACGCCGTGACGCCGTCCGAGGTGCAGCACGTCGCACAGCGGCTCTTCAAGCCGGGCGGCTTCTCGATGGCCGTCGTCGGACCCGGCGGCGATGCCGACCTCCTGCAGGAGATCCTCGACGCGGCGTGA
- a CDS encoding methylated-DNA--[protein]-cysteine S-methyltransferase, giving the protein MSTVLDQRTTTVRTAHRMTVDDARWQAVVDKDLNADGTFVVAVHSTKIYCRPSCPSRLPRRHGVSFFATTEIARDAGYRACLRCRPDAGPERDIRVLVRRACELLDDAGGEPVTLAELSASLGIGERVLHRAFKRVLGVSPKQYAGSRRVWRLKDGLRAGGGVTRVLYDAGYGSSSRLYEGAGEHLGMTPATYGRKGRGAEIAYSIVPSPLGRLLVAATATGVCSIIIGDSDGGLEASLHNEFSAAKTITRDDESIGEWVANVLARLDRPSRRLASSPLPIDIRGTAFQRLVWQELMRVPAGTTRTYTQIAEAVARPTSRRAVARACATNPIAIVVPCHRIVRSDGGLGGYAYGLERKRKLLEIEQRPQVAIRKSNR; this is encoded by the coding sequence ATGAGCACAGTGCTTGACCAAAGGACAACAACCGTACGGACTGCCCACCGCATGACCGTCGACGACGCGCGTTGGCAGGCGGTAGTCGACAAGGATCTGAACGCCGACGGCACCTTCGTCGTGGCGGTCCACTCGACGAAGATCTACTGCCGTCCTTCGTGCCCGTCGCGCCTGCCGCGCCGCCACGGGGTGTCGTTCTTCGCGACAACGGAGATCGCGCGCGATGCGGGCTACCGCGCCTGCCTGCGCTGCCGGCCCGATGCCGGGCCTGAGCGCGACATCCGCGTCCTCGTGCGGCGCGCCTGCGAATTGCTGGACGACGCAGGCGGCGAGCCTGTGACGCTCGCTGAACTCTCCGCAAGCCTCGGCATCGGCGAGCGCGTTTTGCATCGCGCATTCAAGCGTGTGCTGGGTGTCTCTCCGAAGCAGTACGCCGGCTCGCGCCGCGTGTGGCGTCTCAAAGACGGCCTGCGCGCCGGGGGCGGCGTCACGCGCGTCCTCTACGACGCAGGCTACGGTTCGTCGAGCCGCCTGTACGAAGGCGCCGGCGAACACCTCGGCATGACGCCTGCCACGTACGGCCGCAAGGGCCGCGGCGCCGAGATCGCCTACAGCATCGTCCCGTCGCCGCTCGGCAGGCTGCTTGTCGCGGCAACCGCGACCGGCGTGTGCTCGATCATCATCGGCGACAGCGACGGCGGTCTCGAAGCATCGCTGCACAACGAGTTCAGCGCCGCGAAGACGATCACGCGCGACGACGAGAGCATCGGCGAGTGGGTGGCGAACGTGCTGGCGCGGCTCGATCGGCCATCACGCCGCCTTGCGTCGAGCCCGCTGCCGATCGATATTCGCGGGACGGCGTTCCAGCGCCTTGTCTGGCAGGAGTTGATGCGTGTGCCCGCCGGCACGACCCGCACGTACACGCAGATCGCAGAGGCAGTCGCGCGTCCCACGTCGCGGCGCGCCGTTGCTCGCGCCTGCGCCACGAATCCCATCGCGATCGTCGTCCCGTGCCACCGCATCGTCCGTAGCGACGGCGGTCTTGGCGGCTACGCGTACGGTCTCGAGCGCAAGCGCAAGCTCCTGGAGATCGAACAAAGGCCGCAGGTCGCCATCAGGAAGTCGAATCGCTAG
- a CDS encoding SDR family oxidoreductase — translation MSILPFSSNDGAASRRVVVITGASAGVGRACVRLFADDGCDVGLLARDGGRLEAAKREVEACGGRASIFAGDVADTQAVEDAAEHFERELGPIDVWVNNAMTSVFSPALEMTPEEYRRVTEVTYLGYVYGTLAALRRMAPRDRGTIVQVGSALAYRGIPLQSAYCGAKHAIQGFTESVRSELYHDHSAVWITSVQMPALNTPQFSWVRSRLPRKAQPVPPIYQPEVAARAIVWASKHRRREVVPAWSVLKVIVANRIMPGVLDRLAASAYESQQYDGAADPDRVDNLFETVPGNYAAHGDFDARASDTSTLLVLEMHRNNIAVAGAVGVIGLAAALLARRASCGEKPR, via the coding sequence GTGAGCATTCTTCCGTTCAGTTCGAACGACGGAGCCGCATCACGGCGCGTCGTCGTCATCACCGGCGCGTCCGCCGGCGTCGGGCGTGCCTGCGTCCGCCTGTTTGCCGATGACGGCTGCGACGTCGGCCTGCTCGCCCGGGACGGCGGGCGCCTCGAAGCGGCGAAGCGCGAGGTCGAGGCGTGCGGCGGCCGCGCTTCGATCTTCGCGGGCGATGTTGCCGATACGCAGGCGGTGGAGGACGCAGCGGAGCACTTTGAGCGCGAGTTGGGGCCGATCGACGTCTGGGTCAACAACGCGATGACGTCGGTCTTCTCGCCGGCGCTCGAAATGACACCGGAAGAGTATCGACGCGTGACCGAAGTAACGTACCTGGGCTACGTTTACGGGACGCTCGCCGCCCTGCGTCGGATGGCGCCCCGGGACCGCGGCACGATCGTGCAGGTCGGGTCAGCGCTGGCCTATCGCGGCATTCCGCTTCAGTCGGCGTACTGCGGTGCAAAGCACGCCATCCAGGGCTTCACCGAGTCGGTGCGTTCCGAGCTCTACCACGACCACAGCGCCGTCTGGATCACGAGCGTGCAGATGCCGGCGCTGAACACGCCCCAGTTCTCGTGGGTGCGCAGCCGCCTTCCGCGCAAGGCGCAGCCCGTGCCGCCGATCTATCAGCCGGAGGTGGCCGCGCGTGCCATCGTCTGGGCCTCGAAGCACCGCCGTCGCGAAGTCGTGCCCGCCTGGTCGGTGCTCAAGGTCATCGTCGCCAACCGCATCATGCCGGGCGTCCTCGACCGGCTCGCGGCCAGCGCGTACGAATCGCAGCAGTACGACGGCGCAGCCGATCCCGATCGTGTCGATAACCTCTTCGAAACCGTGCCCGGCAACTATGCGGCGCACGGCGACTTCGATGCGCGCGCCAGCGACACGAGCACGCTGCTCGTGCTGGAGATGCACCGAAACAACATCGCCGTCGCGGGCGCCGTCGGCGTCATCGGCCTGGCCGCTGCGCTGCTCGCGCGTCGCGCCTCATGCGGGGAGAAACCACGATGA
- a CDS encoding permease prefix domain 1-containing protein, with amino-acid sequence MGADELIDAYLYELRSALQADGRERDRIVAEIEDHLWESWERYVDEGVAPDDAARLAIARFGGAQEIAAAFPPETAGRRFARLYFTAATLFATLLITIGLAAMITLPVHSVLGADFLYGPEGQWKAPARFCSNRDFALSECQQAWDDFFVVRAFGFGAAATLLGAMIASAHVLGARYAFGGPSRRTLVTGAYLFGIAAVLFLAGGTLKYAFGPESGWNTWLPAGLASMLTSSAFVALLRRSDDRAATAA; translated from the coding sequence ATGGGCGCCGACGAACTGATCGACGCATATCTCTACGAACTGCGAAGCGCCCTCCAGGCCGACGGACGCGAACGCGACCGCATCGTCGCGGAGATCGAAGATCACCTGTGGGAGTCGTGGGAGCGTTATGTCGATGAGGGCGTTGCGCCGGACGATGCGGCGCGGCTCGCCATCGCCCGCTTCGGCGGCGCGCAGGAGATCGCGGCGGCGTTCCCGCCGGAAACCGCCGGACGCCGCTTCGCGCGTCTTTACTTCACGGCGGCGACGCTGTTCGCAACATTGCTGATCACGATTGGACTCGCCGCGATGATCACGCTGCCCGTCCATTCGGTGCTGGGTGCGGACTTCCTCTACGGGCCCGAGGGCCAGTGGAAGGCGCCGGCGCGTTTCTGTTCGAACCGCGACTTCGCCTTGAGCGAATGTCAGCAAGCGTGGGACGACTTCTTCGTGGTGCGCGCGTTCGGCTTTGGCGCCGCGGCGACCTTGCTGGGCGCGATGATCGCCAGTGCGCACGTGCTCGGCGCGCGTTACGCCTTTGGCGGGCCTTCGCGGCGCACGCTGGTCACCGGCGCGTACCTCTTCGGCATCGCGGCGGTGCTATTCCTGGCGGGCGGCACATTGAAGTACGCGTTCGGTCCCGAGTCCGGATGGAACACCTGGTTGCCGGCGGGACTCGCGTCGATGCTGACCTCGAGCGCGTTCGTCGCGTTGCTGCGCCGCAGCGACGACCGGGCGGCGACCGCCGCTTAG
- a CDS encoding NUDIX domain-containing protein, giving the protein MQRHFTVTGFLVDGDRAALHWHRKNGMWLPAGGHIESDEDPVQAVVREVREETGIDAEVVSPTTMYAFTRPAQLPPPMLILVEDIADGPHQHIDMIYALRPVVPGAALAAGFVWVPEEQLRAGEPIALASCGVDTPVAEDVRVLALEAITIVREAG; this is encoded by the coding sequence ATGCAGCGACACTTCACCGTGACGGGCTTCCTCGTCGATGGCGACCGGGCCGCGCTCCACTGGCACCGCAAGAACGGCATGTGGTTGCCGGCCGGCGGCCACATCGAATCGGATGAAGACCCGGTGCAGGCCGTCGTGCGCGAGGTGCGTGAAGAGACGGGCATCGATGCAGAAGTCGTATCGCCGACGACTATGTACGCCTTCACCAGGCCCGCCCAACTGCCGCCGCCGATGCTCATCCTCGTCGAGGACATCGCCGACGGGCCGCACCAGCACATCGACATGATCTACGCGCTGCGTCCTGTCGTGCCGGGTGCCGCGCTTGCTGCCGGGTTCGTGTGGGTCCCCGAAGAGCAACTCCGCGCCGGCGAACCGATAGCGCTCGCATCATGCGGCGTCGACACGCCGGTGGCCGAAGACGTGCGCGTGCTCGCGCTGGAAGCGATCACGATCGTGCGAGAAGCAGGCTAA
- a CDS encoding DUF1440 domain-containing protein, which translates to MSLIAPMIAGSVSGLVATAPMTLAMAVLHGRSPWNARDPLPPREITEELAERTGLAESMDEREVRAVTTANHFAYGAATGSLYGVLADRVAVPRVVSGLLFALSVWTISYMGWLPALRIMPPATQQPADRNAVMIAAHVVWGISMGLVLSAIRRDRNA; encoded by the coding sequence ATGAGCCTTATTGCGCCCATGATCGCCGGTAGCGTCAGCGGCCTCGTCGCCACGGCGCCGATGACGCTCGCGATGGCCGTGCTGCACGGCCGCTCGCCGTGGAATGCGCGCGATCCCCTGCCGCCGCGCGAGATCACCGAAGAACTCGCCGAACGCACCGGACTCGCCGAATCCATGGACGAAAGGGAAGTCCGCGCGGTGACGACCGCGAATCACTTCGCGTACGGCGCAGCCACCGGATCGTTGTACGGCGTGCTTGCCGACCGTGTCGCCGTCCCGCGCGTCGTCTCAGGCTTGCTGTTCGCCTTGAGCGTCTGGACGATCAGCTATATGGGCTGGTTGCCGGCATTGCGCATCATGCCGCCCGCGACCCAGCAGCCTGCCGACCGCAATGCCGTCATGATCGCCGCGCACGTCGTCTGGGGCATATCGATGGGCCTCGTGCTCTCCGCGATCCGCCGCGACCGCAACGCATGA